One window from the genome of Oryctolagus cuniculus chromosome 1, mOryCun1.1, whole genome shotgun sequence encodes:
- the LOC138845519 gene encoding lipocalin-1-like, protein MQTLLLALGLGLLVVLQAQDPLDVEAESQAPSGTLYMKAMAWDKEISELKPDSVGPVTIVAQDGGSLKVTLSSVKKGQCHQLSTVLEKTEQPGVYLAFEGRTTVQVTQMKEKDHWVFQCQGEIHGQRFKHAKLIGRDPENNPAALAEFEQLAKDRGLNAESIFVPTQGESCSPASD, encoded by the exons ATGCAGAccctgctgctggccctgggcctcgGCCTCCTCGTGGTCCTGCAGGCCCAGGACCCCCTGGACGTGGAGGCGGAGAGCCAGGCC CCCTCAGGGACCTTGTACATGAAGGCCATGGCCTGGGACAAGGAGATTTCAGAGCTGAAGCCGGATTCTGTGGGCCCCGTGACCATCGTGGCCCAGGACGGGGGCAGCCTCAAGGTCACCCTCAGCTCTGT GAAAAAGGGTCAATGCCATCAGTTGAGCACCGTCCTGGAGAAGACGGAGCAGCCGGGCGTTTACTTGGCCT TTGAGGGCAGGACCACAGTGCAGGTCACTCAGATGAAGGAGAAGGACCACTGGGTGTTCCAGTGCCAGGGCGAGATTCACGGGCAGCGGTTCAAGCACGCCAAGCTGATCG GCAGAGACCCTGAAAACAACCCGGCAGCCTTGGCGGAGTTCGAGCAGCTGGCAAAAGACAGGGGACTGAACGCGGAGAGCATCTTCGTTCCCACACAAGGAG AGAGCTGCTCTCCCGCGAGTGACTAG